CGGCAAGGTCAACCGGCTGTCGACCATGGTGCGCGGCAACTTGGGAGCCGCGATGCAGGGCCTGGTGGCGTTGCCCCTGTTGGCCGGTTACGACATCGACGCCGACGACCCGCAGACGGCCGGGCGCATCGTGTCGTTCGATGCCGCCGGCGGCTGGAACATCGAAAGCGAGGGCTACCAGGCAGTGGGCTCGGGCTCGCTGTTCGCCAAGTCGTCGATCAAGAAGCTCTACAACCGGATCAGCGACGCCGATTCCGCGCTGCGGGTCGCCATCGAGGCGCTCTACGACGCCGCCGATGACGACTCCGCCACCGGTGGTCCGGATCTCGTGCGGGGCATCTACCCGACCGCGGTCACCATCGACGCCGACGGCGCCGTCGACATCGCCGAGGAGCGGATCGCCGAACTGGCGCGGGTGGTGGTCGAGAGTCGTACCCGCGGTGGGGATTCGGGGCCGGAGACCAAGCGGGGTGAGAAATGAGCTTCCCGTACTTCATCTCGCCCGAGCAGGCGATGCGCGAGCGCAGCGAGCTCGCCCGTAAAGGCATTGCCCGCGGTCGCAGCGTGGTGGCGTTGGCCTACGCCGACGGCGTGTTGTTCGTCGCGGAAAATCCTTCGCGCTCACTGCAGAAGATCAGCGAACTCTATGACCGGGTGGGTTTCGCAGCTGCCGGCCGGATCAACGAGTTCGAGAACCTGCGCCGCGGCGGTATTCAGTTCGCCGACACCCGCGGCTACGCCTATGACCGGCGTGACGTCACCGCCCGCCAGCTGGCCAACGTCTACGCCCAGACGCTGGGCACCATCTTCACCGAACAGGCCAAGCCCTACGAGGTGGAGTTGTGTGTTGCCGGCGTCGCCTACCAGGGGCAGACGAAAGCGCCTGAGCTGTATCGGGTCACCTACGACGGGTCGATCACCGATGAGCCGCACTTCGTGGTGATGGGTGGCACCACCGAGCCGGTCACCAGTGCGCTCAAGGAGTCCTACACGGAGAACGCCGACCTGGACGAGGCCCTGCACATCGCGGTCAACGCGCTGCAGCAGACCGACACCGGCAACGGTGCCGAACCTCGCGAGCTGGGGCCGGGCACCTTGGAGGTGGCGATTCTGGATGCCAACCGGCCCAAGCGTGCGTTTCGGCGGATCACCCGTGCTGCGTTGGAAGGTCTTTTGCCGCAAAATGGTTCGTCGGGGGAGACGTCAGTCGAGGCTCCTGGCTAGGCCTTCCGATGCCCAAGAAATACGGGGTCAAAGAGAAGGACCTGGTCGTCAACCACATCGTCGACTTGGTGCTGGCGGGGGAGTTGCGCACCGGCGACCGGATCAACCGCGATGCGGTCGCAGGGGCTTTGGGGGTCAGTCGGCTACCGGTTCAGCAGGCGATTGACCAACTCGAGCACGACGGACTGCTGGCCAGTCGCTACCACCGCGGTGTTTTCGTCGAGCGATTCGACGAGGCGGCTGTCCTCGAACAGCACGAGTTGCACGGTGTGCTGAACGGCATCGCGTCGGCGCGTGCGGCCACCAACCCGACGCCGCGGGTGCTCGCCGAACTCGATGCGGCGTTGCGGACTTTGCGGGCCAGCAAGGAGCCCAAGGCGTTTCAAGAGGCGGCTTACACCTACCGGCGCATCATTGTCGAGGAGTACGCCGGTCCCCGGCTGCAGGCGGCGATCTTCGCGGCCCGCGTCTTCGCGCCACGCGGATTCTGGGGGAGCTATCCCCGGGGCAACGAGGAATTCGTGCACACCTACGAAGCCGAGACCGCGGCAATTCGAGGACAGGATCCCGAGGCAGCGCGAGCTGCGAACATGGAGCGGGCGGACTTGCGGGCGAAGGTAGTGATCGCCGAGTTGACCGCGCGAGGTGTGCTGAACGACGCGTCGGCCAACTGACGAACCGACGCTAATGTGCCCCAAAACTGGAGTTTTGGGGCACATTAGCGTCTTGTCGTCGGGCTAGCCGGGCTGGCCGCTGCCCCCTGCGGTACCGGCTTGTCCGGGCGGGGTGCCGGTGCCGCCGTCGCCCGCGGAGCCACCGGCACCGGCTGCGCCGCCTGCGCCCGTGGTCCCGTTGGTCCCGCCGGTGCTGGTGCCGCCTGCTCCACCGGCTGCGCCGTTGCCGCCGGTTCCGCCGTCGCCGCCGTTGCCGCCGGCCAGGGGATTGCCGCTCGAGTCGGTGCCGCCTGCCCCGCCGGTGTTGCCGGCGCCGCCGGTGCCACCGCCGCCGCCTGCGCCGCCGTTGCCGCCGTTGCCGGTGACTGCGCTACCTCCGGCGCCGCCCTTGCCGCCGTTACCGGCGTCGCCGCCGTCGCCGCCGTTGCCGCCGGCCGCGTGCGGGGGGTGGGTCGCGATCCCACCGAGGAAGCCCGTACCGCCGGTGCCGCCTGCGCCACCGTTGCCGCCGTTGACGGCGCCTTGGGCGCTACCGCCGGCGCCGCCGACACCGCCGTCCCCGCCGTCCCCGATGGTGCCGCCACCGCCCATGCCGCCCTTGCCGCCGTTACCGGCATGGCTGGCACCGGCGCCGTAGGGATTGCCGTTGGGCATGGCCACCCCGCCGCTGTTCCCGCCGGCGCCGCCGGCCCCGCCATTGCCAGCGGTACCACCAGCGCCGCCGGTGATGGGGATAGCAGCGGTTCCGCCGTTGCCGCCGCTGCCGCCGTTTCCGCCGCTTGCGGTGCCAGAGCCTCCTGCTCCGCCCGCACCACCATCTCCGGCTGCTATCCCACCGGAGGCACCGCCGCCGTTACCGCCGGCCCCGCCGTTGCCGCCGATGCTGACCACGCCGGGGCCGGTGGCGCCGCCACCGCCGTTGCCGCCGGCGCCGCCCTGGCCGGCGGCAGCGGTGGCGTTGCCGAGACCGCCGTTGCCGCCCTTGCCGCCGTTGCCGCCTTGGCTGTAGGTGGTGCCGTTGTGCTGCCAGCCGGTGCTGGTGCCACCGTCGCCGCCCTTGCCGCCGTTGCCGCCGTTGGTACTGGCGTTGCCGCCGGCTCCGCCGTTGCCGCCGGCGTAGGTGCCGGTGCCGCCGTTGCCGCCGTCGGAGCCGCCGCCGCTCCCGAAGGGCGAGCCGCCGTTGCCGCCGTTGCCGCCGATGGTTTGGACGGTGGCGTCGCCGGTGGCGCCGTTGCCGCCGTTTCCGCCGTTGCCGCTGGCGATTCCGCCGTAGGTGCGCCCGCCGGCGCCGCCGTTGCCGGCGGTACCGGCGGTGGCGTTCCCGCCATTGCCACCGTCACCGCCGTTACCGGCCAGGGCGAAGTTGGAGCGGCCGCCGTTGCCGCCGGTGCCGCCGTTGCCGCCGTTGAGGCCGGTTCCGCCGTTACCGCCGTCGCCGCCGCGACCGCCGTCGCCTACGAGGTTTACGTTGTTGCCGCCGCCATACCCGCCGGCTCCGCCGTGGCCGCCGTTGCCGAGGTAGTCGCCGTTGCCGTCCTGGTAGGCGTTGGCTCCGGTTCCGCCTTGTCCGCCGTCACCGCCGACCCCGATCTGTCCGGCGTTGCCGTACATCGGGCTGGTGTGGATGGTGGAGCCGCGCGCTCCGGCGAGGCCGCCGGCGCCGGACTGCGTTGACCCGGCTCCGGCGCCGCCGCTGCCGCCGTTGACGTGGTCGACGGTGCCGGTGGCGCCGTTGCCGCCGGCCCCGTTGTTGCCGCCGGCCCCGCCGTTGCCGCCGTTGCCGAACATGAAGCTGCTGCGGCCGCCGTTGCCGCCGTTGCCGCCGAGTCCGCCGTCGCCGCCATTGCCGTTTCCGCCGTTGGCCCAGGTGCCTGCTGCACCGTCGACACCCTTGCCACCAGCCCCGCCGTTGCCGCCGTTGCCGAAGAACCAGGCGGAGGCGTCGCCGGCGTTACCGCCATTCCCGCCAGCGGTGGCGGTATCCAGCGCTGCACCGCCGTTGCCGCCGTTGCCTCCGAGACCCATCCAGAGGCCGCCGGCTCCGCCATCACCACCGTTGGCACCCGCGCCGCCCGCGCCGCCGGTGCCGCCGTCGCCGATCCAGCCGGCGGCGTTGCCGCCGTTGCCGCCGTCGACCCCGGCTTCGGTGCTGGTCCAGCCGTCGCCGCCGTCACCGAACCACAGGCCGCCGTTGCCGCCGTCGGGGTTGGTTTCGGTGCCGTCGATGCCGTTGCCGATCAGGTATTGGCCGGCCATGGTGTTGATGGCGCCGTTGACCAGTTCACCGAAGTCACTGGTGATCCAGGCCTGCAGGCCGTCGTGGATGGGGTCGTAGAACCACTGGTCGATGGTGCTGGTCCAGTCGAAGGTGCCTACTTCGGCGGGGCCGGCTACGCCCCATGCTGAGGTGTCGAAAAGGTCAGCGATCCAATCGAATTCATCGGCCTGAGCGGGCGGGGTGATGGTCAGGGATGCCATGCCGAACGCCAGGAACGCGCCGACGGTGCTGGCGGCACCGACCGCTCGGGAGTGGCGGCGCGCAGTGGTGTGATGACTCATGGGTAGAGATACCTCTCTAATGGTTTGGGGGAAAAAGGTTTTGGAGGACTCAGAGTCCGAGGAGGTCGCCGAGCCAGCCGAAGGCATCAGTCGCGGCAGCGGCGCCACCGTCGTCGACCAGGGGCAGTTCGGCTCCGGCCAGTGGCGGGGTGACCACCACGTTGCCCTTGCCGTCCCAGCCTGAGCCGAGTAGGGCGCCGACGGTTTGCCCCCAGGCCTGCCAGGCCGCGATCGGGCCGATCCCGGCACTGTTGAGGTCGAGGTTGCCCATGACGGGGACGCCACTGAATTCGATGCCGACGCTTTGGAAGATCGATCCACCGACTGCGGGCACTGAGGCGGCGACGACGCCGCCGGGGCCGAGCACTTGGTAGGTCATCGCGTTGATGCCCGGGGACAGTAGTCCGCCGAAGGCGAAGTCGAGGTGGTCCATGTTCATGCCGGCCGGGAAGTAGCCGGAGGCGTTGATCATCGGCAGTAGTGCACCGAGGTCGAGGGTGGCGCCGTTGAAGAACGCGCCGCCCATGTTGATCAGGATGTCGAAGGGGTTGTCGCCGTCGGTGATGCCGTTGAGCAAGGCGATCCAGGGGCTGATCATCGGCCCGATCGAACCCATCAACACCGCGCTGGCCGGCGACCCCAGGTAGTCGATGATCGGCATGATCGAGTCCGCATCCACATCCGGCGGGATGTAGCCGGCGACCTGGCCGAACATCAGCTGGTGGGTGTTGTCCATGGTGTGGTTCAAGATCGTGGTGCGGGTTTCGGCGGTCGCGTCCTGCAACGCCCAACCGGAGATCACCGCGTTCAGATGCAGCTGGATCTGCTCGGTCACCGAGTTGATGGAGCCGGAGCGGTCGTTGAGCAACTGGTCGGCGTAGTCCATCTGGTTGGCCCAGAACTGCTGCATTCCCACACCCGGGGCCAGATACCAGTTGTTCAACATGGTGGTGACGTTGGCCGAGGCGGCGTTGATGACGTCTTGGAACGCCCCGGTCAAGGCCACCGCAGGTGCCTGAACAGCGGACATGGTGGACAACGGCGCGGCCACCGGTGTCACCGCGACAAGACTGGCCCCGACCAGGGCCACACCTGCGGTGGCGTAGGGACGAAGAGTGGCGTGCAAGAGAACTCCTCCAGGTATGTGACGCACAGCACGAGATGGAACGCGCCGAGCGTAACTGAGAGCAGCATGATTTGTATACAAAAAACCAGAACGTGTTTCAGTCAGAACCTCTGAGGGTGGGCGAGCGTGACGCCGAAAATGGCTCTGCGGCGCCGCCAGATATCAAATAACGGCAGTTAAAGGCACACTAACTGGTTCGGATTTCGATGCGACGCGGATCTATAACGCGCTCCGTCACATATGAATGCAAGTTGTAACAAGTCGTCGAAATCGGGCGCTAAGGGCACCCGTATGGCCGCTCCTGCGGCGCACCGTCTCAGGCATTGGACGGGTTTCTACGAAGCCGGACCGTGCCCGGACGGCGGGCGCGAAGACTACCGAGATCGTGGCGCGACGGATAGATTTGTCGGTCATGGCGCCCGTGGATCGCAACCGCAATCCGGGTGCATGAGCGCGACGTTCGTCAAACCGCTGAGTGATATCCGCGCGACCGATGTCGCGTTCAGCGGCGGCAAAGGCGCCAACCTGGGAGAGTTGCTGGCTGTTGGATTGCCCGTACCCGACGGATTCGTCATCGGCGTCTCGGCGCACGTGGACCTCTCGGGAGAGCTGCGCGATGCGATCGTCGCGAACTACCACGCACTCGGTGACGACACCGCCGTAGCGGTGCGATCCTCGGCCGTGGCCGAGGACGGGGTCGATGCTTCTCACGCGGGAATCTACGAGACCGTTCTCAACGTTCGGGGAATCACGCAATTGCTTGCCGCTGTTGACTATTGCTGGGAGTCGGCGTCGTCTGCACGGGCCCGCCGATACCGCGACGCGCGGGGGCTGGAATCCACGGTGGGAATGGCCGTCGTCGTCCAGCGCCAAATCGTCCCCACCTGCGGTGGCGTCGCCTTCACTGCGGACCCGCTCAGCGGCGATAGGGATCGGGTGGTCATCGAGCTTGCCCGAGGG
The window above is part of the Mycolicibacter sp. MU0102 genome. Proteins encoded here:
- the prcB gene encoding proteasome subunit beta, which translates into the protein MTWLSRDRLPLNSATPGIALTGVGLSSFSEFLRLQAPELLPTGAGAAHSGGVGEQLPHGTTIVALKYPGGVLIAGDRRSTQGNMIAGRDVQKVYVTDEYTATGIAGTAAIAVEFARLYAVELEHYEKLEGVPLTFAGKVNRLSTMVRGNLGAAMQGLVALPLLAGYDIDADDPQTAGRIVSFDAAGGWNIESEGYQAVGSGSLFAKSSIKKLYNRISDADSALRVAIEALYDAADDDSATGGPDLVRGIYPTAVTIDADGAVDIAEERIAELARVVVESRTRGGDSGPETKRGEK
- the prcA gene encoding proteasome subunit alpha, with translation MSFPYFISPEQAMRERSELARKGIARGRSVVALAYADGVLFVAENPSRSLQKISELYDRVGFAAAGRINEFENLRRGGIQFADTRGYAYDRRDVTARQLANVYAQTLGTIFTEQAKPYEVELCVAGVAYQGQTKAPELYRVTYDGSITDEPHFVVMGGTTEPVTSALKESYTENADLDEALHIAVNALQQTDTGNGAEPRELGPGTLEVAILDANRPKRAFRRITRAALEGLLPQNGSSGETSVEAPG
- the gjpA gene encoding outer membrane porin GjpA translates to MHATLRPYATAGVALVGASLVAVTPVAAPLSTMSAVQAPAVALTGAFQDVINAASANVTTMLNNWYLAPGVGMQQFWANQMDYADQLLNDRSGSINSVTEQIQLHLNAVISGWALQDATAETRTTILNHTMDNTHQLMFGQVAGYIPPDVDADSIMPIIDYLGSPASAVLMGSIGPMISPWIALLNGITDGDNPFDILINMGGAFFNGATLDLGALLPMINASGYFPAGMNMDHLDFAFGGLLSPGINAMTYQVLGPGGVVAASVPAVGGSIFQSVGIEFSGVPVMGNLDLNSAGIGPIAAWQAWGQTVGALLGSGWDGKGNVVVTPPLAGAELPLVDDGGAAAATDAFGWLGDLLGL
- a CDS encoding GntR family transcriptional regulator, which codes for MPKKYGVKEKDLVVNHIVDLVLAGELRTGDRINRDAVAGALGVSRLPVQQAIDQLEHDGLLASRYHRGVFVERFDEAAVLEQHELHGVLNGIASARAATNPTPRVLAELDAALRTLRASKEPKAFQEAAYTYRRIIVEEYAGPRLQAAIFAARVFAPRGFWGSYPRGNEEFVHTYEAETAAIRGQDPEAARAANMERADLRAKVVIAELTARGVLNDASAN
- a CDS encoding PGRS repeat-containing protein — protein: MSHHTTARRHSRAVGAASTVGAFLAFGMASLTITPPAQADEFDWIADLFDTSAWGVAGPAEVGTFDWTSTIDQWFYDPIHDGLQAWITSDFGELVNGAINTMAGQYLIGNGIDGTETNPDGGNGGLWFGDGGDGWTSTEAGVDGGNGGNAAGWIGDGGTGGAGGAGANGGDGGAGGLWMGLGGNGGNGGAALDTATAGGNGGNAGDASAWFFGNGGNGGAGGKGVDGAAGTWANGGNGNGGDGGLGGNGGNGGRSSFMFGNGGNGGAGGNNGAGGNGATGTVDHVNGGSGGAGAGSTQSGAGGLAGARGSTIHTSPMYGNAGQIGVGGDGGQGGTGANAYQDGNGDYLGNGGHGGAGGYGGGNNVNLVGDGGRGGDGGNGGTGLNGGNGGTGGNGGRSNFALAGNGGDGGNGGNATAGTAGNGGAGGRTYGGIASGNGGNGGNGATGDATVQTIGGNGGNGGSPFGSGGGSDGGNGGTGTYAGGNGGAGGNASTNGGNGGKGGDGGTSTGWQHNGTTYSQGGNGGKGGNGGLGNATAAAGQGGAGGNGGGGATGPGVVSIGGNGGAGGNGGGASGGIAAGDGGAGGAGGSGTASGGNGGSGGNGGTAAIPITGGAGGTAGNGGAGGAGGNSGGVAMPNGNPYGAGASHAGNGGKGGMGGGGTIGDGGDGGVGGAGGSAQGAVNGGNGGAGGTGGTGFLGGIATHPPHAAGGNGGDGGDAGNGGKGGAGGSAVTGNGGNGGAGGGGGTGGAGNTGGAGGTDSSGNPLAGGNGGDGGTGGNGAAGGAGGTSTGGTNGTTGAGGAAGAGGSAGDGGTGTPPGQAGTAGGSGQPG